Proteins encoded together in one Mycolicibacter minnesotensis window:
- a CDS encoding CHAP domain-containing protein: MVRIREYTVLVAACGALGLAPAAYAAPEWPVEPPSVQASDAVAEPAVDTLPPRALEELDAFRRDAADAALGNPVMYGDGQCYPLVQHYIQALGSWHNTDPSGNAFDLYHHFPTNGLAQYFDQVPFDGGLNEPRVGDIVVYGPGGFVSEHGHAGVVTAVRGSGSLMGYEVAEQNSGGRLFVTLNWRDVTPMWNTLGYLRPKV, from the coding sequence ATGGTGCGCATCCGGGAGTACACGGTTCTGGTGGCGGCCTGTGGTGCGCTGGGCCTGGCTCCGGCGGCCTACGCGGCGCCCGAGTGGCCGGTCGAGCCGCCGTCGGTGCAGGCCTCCGATGCGGTGGCCGAACCGGCCGTCGACACCTTGCCGCCCCGGGCGTTGGAGGAACTCGATGCGTTCCGCCGCGATGCCGCCGACGCGGCGCTGGGAAATCCCGTGATGTACGGCGACGGCCAGTGCTATCCCCTGGTGCAGCACTACATCCAGGCTCTGGGTTCCTGGCACAACACAGACCCCAGCGGCAACGCCTTCGATCTCTACCACCATTTCCCCACCAATGGTCTGGCTCAGTACTTCGATCAGGTGCCCTTCGACGGTGGCCTCAATGAGCCGCGTGTCGGCGACATCGTCGTCTACGGTCCCGGTGGGTTCGTCAGCGAACACGGACATGCCGGAGTTGTCACGGCGGTGCGCGGCAGCGGCAGCCTGATGGGCTACGAGGTCGCCGAACAGAATTCCGGGGGACGGCTGTTCGTGACGCTGAACTGGCGTGACGTCACTCCGATGTGGAACACGCTGGGGTACCTGCGCCCGAAGGTGTAG
- a CDS encoding FAD-dependent oxidoreductase, with translation MTGTTTCAIVGGGPAGMVLGLLLARAGVQVTLLEKHADFLRDFRGDTVHPTTLRLLDELGLWERFTALAHSQIHQISLDVAGRDVTVVDFGRIRGQPHPYVAMVPQWDLLNLLAESAQTEPTFTLRMQSEVTDLIYQHGRVVGVRYKDCDGPGELRADLTVACDGRWSIARQVAGLGLREFPVNFDVWWFRLPTNAATEPTLLPRLGRGRAAIMIPRDGYFQVAFLGRKGTDAQVRARGIESFRRDVVELIPEAAETVSALRTMDDIKHLDVRLNRLRRWSIDGLLCIGDAAHAMSPMGGVGINLAVQDAVAAATILADPLRQGRVSRRDLAAVQRRRELPTVVTQSVQRVAHRTLEPILRGKAVSPPAGVATLFAALPWLSALPAYLVGVGVRPERAPAFARRG, from the coding sequence ATGACCGGAACCACCACCTGCGCGATCGTCGGTGGTGGCCCTGCAGGCATGGTTCTCGGCCTGTTACTGGCTCGGGCCGGCGTGCAGGTGACATTGTTGGAGAAGCACGCCGACTTTCTGCGCGACTTCCGTGGCGACACCGTGCACCCGACCACACTGCGGCTGCTCGACGAGCTGGGGCTCTGGGAGCGCTTCACGGCTTTGGCGCACAGTCAGATCCACCAGATCAGCCTTGATGTGGCCGGGCGCGACGTCACGGTGGTCGACTTCGGCCGGATCCGTGGCCAGCCGCACCCCTACGTCGCGATGGTGCCGCAGTGGGACCTGCTCAACCTGCTTGCCGAATCCGCACAGACCGAGCCGACGTTCACCTTGCGTATGCAGTCCGAGGTCACCGACCTGATCTACCAGCACGGGCGGGTCGTCGGGGTGCGCTACAAGGATTGCGACGGGCCCGGTGAACTGCGCGCCGACCTCACGGTGGCCTGTGATGGCCGGTGGTCGATCGCGCGGCAGGTCGCTGGGCTGGGCCTACGCGAGTTTCCGGTGAACTTCGACGTGTGGTGGTTCAGGCTGCCGACAAACGCCGCCACCGAGCCCACGCTGCTGCCGCGCCTGGGGCGGGGGCGGGCCGCGATCATGATTCCGCGGGACGGCTATTTCCAGGTGGCATTCCTGGGTCGCAAAGGCACTGATGCCCAGGTGCGGGCCCGCGGTATCGAATCCTTCCGCCGTGACGTGGTCGAGCTCATCCCCGAGGCCGCCGAGACCGTGTCGGCCCTGCGCACCATGGACGACATCAAACATCTGGATGTGCGATTGAACAGGTTGCGGCGCTGGAGCATTGATGGGCTGCTCTGCATCGGGGACGCGGCGCACGCCATGTCGCCGATGGGTGGTGTCGGCATCAATCTGGCGGTGCAGGACGCGGTGGCCGCCGCGACCATCCTGGCTGACCCGCTCCGGCAAGGCCGGGTGAGCAGGCGTGATCTGGCGGCGGTGCAGCGGCGCCGTGAGCTGCCCACTGTCGTCACCCAATCGGTGCAGCGGGTGGCGCACCGGACGCTGGAACCGATCTTGCGCGGAAAGGCGGTCAGCCCGCCTGCTGGGGTGGCAACCCTGTTTGCCGCATTGCCCTGGCTGTCGGCACTACCCGCCTACCTCGTCGGGGTGGGGGTGCGCCCCGAGCGGGCACCCGCATTCGCGCGGCGAGGCTGA
- a CDS encoding FAD-binding oxidoreductase, whose amino-acid sequence MSVRPADTPTSHTGGVQRLLASYRNIPVDASVRLAKPTSNLFRARRKRQAPGLDTSGLVRVLAVDPQNRTADVEGMCTYEDVIAATLPYGLTPLVVPQLKTITVGGAVSGLGIESASFRNGLPHESVLEMDVLTGSGDLLTVSRDQHEDLFHAFPNSYGTLGYATRLRIELEDVKPFVALRHIRFNSLSELVATMDRIIDTGGFEGVPVDYLDGVVFSPRESYLCVGIATDSPGAVSDYTGQRIYYRSIRHPHGIKDDRLTIHDYLWRWDTDWFWCSRAFGAQRPLVRRWWPRRYRRSSVYSKLIAYDRRFAIADRIEKRNHRPPRERVVQDVEVPLEHCREFLDWFFANVPIEPVWLCPLRLRGDEEWPLYPIRSNHTYVNIGFWSSVPAGAIEGATNRLIESKVSELDGHKSLYSDAYYTPGEFDELYGGATYRMLKKTYDPDSRLLDLYAKAVRRQ is encoded by the coding sequence ATGTCCGTTCGGCCGGCCGATACACCGACATCCCACACAGGGGGGGTGCAGCGGCTGCTGGCCAGCTACCGCAACATTCCCGTCGACGCGTCGGTCCGGCTGGCCAAGCCCACTTCCAATCTGTTCCGGGCCCGCAGGAAGCGGCAGGCGCCCGGCCTGGACACCTCGGGTCTGGTGCGTGTCCTCGCCGTCGACCCGCAGAATCGCACCGCCGACGTCGAAGGCATGTGCACCTACGAGGACGTGATCGCCGCCACCCTGCCCTACGGGCTGACCCCGTTGGTGGTCCCGCAACTGAAAACGATCACGGTGGGGGGCGCGGTCAGCGGCCTGGGTATCGAGTCGGCGTCATTCCGCAACGGGTTGCCCCACGAGTCGGTGTTGGAGATGGACGTGCTCACCGGCAGCGGCGACCTGCTGACCGTGTCGCGGGATCAGCATGAAGACCTGTTCCACGCGTTTCCGAACTCCTATGGAACCTTGGGATACGCGACCCGACTGCGGATCGAGCTTGAGGACGTCAAGCCCTTCGTCGCGTTGCGGCACATCCGTTTCAATTCGCTGTCCGAATTGGTCGCCACGATGGACCGCATCATCGACACCGGCGGCTTCGAGGGAGTCCCGGTGGACTACCTCGATGGAGTGGTGTTCTCGCCGCGGGAGAGCTATCTGTGCGTCGGGATAGCGACCGACTCCCCCGGCGCGGTCAGCGACTACACCGGCCAGCGGATCTACTACCGCTCGATCCGCCACCCACACGGAATCAAAGACGACCGGCTGACCATCCACGACTACCTGTGGCGCTGGGACACCGACTGGTTCTGGTGCTCACGGGCCTTCGGTGCCCAGCGCCCGCTGGTGCGGCGCTGGTGGCCGCGCCGCTACCGGCGCAGCAGCGTCTACTCGAAGCTGATCGCCTATGACCGACGGTTCGCCATCGCCGACCGGATCGAAAAACGCAACCATCGCCCGCCGCGCGAGCGAGTGGTGCAGGACGTTGAGGTTCCGCTGGAACACTGCCGGGAATTTCTGGACTGGTTCTTCGCCAACGTGCCGATCGAGCCGGTGTGGTTGTGTCCGTTGCGGCTGCGCGGCGACGAGGAGTGGCCGCTCTACCCGATCCGGTCTAACCACACCTACGTCAACATCGGGTTCTGGTCATCGGTGCCAGCCGGGGCCATCGAGGGAGCCACCAATCGTCTGATCGAGTCCAAAGTGAGCGAGCTCGACGGCCACAAGTCGCTGTACTCCGACGCCTACTACACCCCCGGGGAGTTCGACGAGCTCTACGGCGGAGCGACCTACCGAATGTTGAAGAAGACCTACGACCCCGACTCGCGGCTGTTGGATCTGTATGCCAAGGCGGTGCGACGGCAATGA
- a CDS encoding Rv3717 family N-acetylmuramoyl-L-alanine amidase, translating into MVAAVVPNPPLSSAAPVAGMIVFLDPGHSGAGDPAALSRQVPNGRGGTKNCQTSGTATNSGYPEHSFTWDTTLRIRQALTAAGVRTAMSRGDDTGPAPCVDARAAAANTLHPNAIVSIHADGGPANGHGFHVNYSAPPLNPAQEGPAVRLAQVMRGQLQAAGIPPANYIGTDGLKGRADLAGLNLAEYPSVLVELGNMKNASDAALMESPAGRQRYADAVARGVVGFLSGQSQLP; encoded by the coding sequence ATGGTGGCCGCCGTCGTGCCGAACCCACCGCTGTCCTCGGCTGCCCCCGTGGCCGGCATGATCGTCTTCCTCGACCCCGGGCACAGCGGTGCCGGCGACCCGGCTGCCCTGAGCCGTCAGGTGCCCAACGGCCGGGGCGGCACCAAGAACTGCCAGACCAGCGGCACCGCCACCAATTCCGGCTATCCCGAGCACAGCTTCACCTGGGACACCACCCTGCGGATCCGCCAAGCCCTCACTGCCGCGGGCGTCCGCACGGCAATGTCGCGAGGCGACGACACCGGGCCTGCTCCATGCGTCGACGCCCGCGCCGCCGCCGCCAACACGCTGCACCCCAATGCCATCGTCTCCATCCATGCTGACGGCGGACCTGCCAACGGCCACGGTTTCCACGTCAACTACTCCGCGCCACCGCTGAACCCGGCCCAAGAAGGTCCGGCGGTGCGATTAGCCCAGGTCATGCGCGGACAGCTGCAGGCCGCGGGCATTCCGCCGGCCAACTACATCGGCACCGACGGCCTGAAGGGACGGGCCGATCTGGCCGGCCTGAACCTGGCCGAATATCCGTCGGTCCTGGTCGAGCTGGGCAACATGAAGAACGCGAGCGATGCGGCCCTGATGGAGAGCCCCGCGGGCCGCCAGCGCTACGCCGACGCAGTGGCTCGTGGCGTCGTCGGATTTCTGAGCGGTCAATCGCAACTGCCCTGA
- a CDS encoding class I SAM-dependent methyltransferase, whose amino-acid sequence MTVRSEQVRIPTGRLSLAQVLQTLATDGHLPLRFTAYDGSSAGPDDTPLGLELLTPRGTTYLVTAPGDLGMARAYIAGDLRLHGVHPGDPYLLLKALADEVHFRRPSPRALAAIVRSIGIEHLVPIPPPPQEALPRWRRIAEGLRHSKSRDAGAIHHHYDVSNDFYEWVLGPSMTYTCAVYPHPDATLEQAQENKYRLIFDKLRLQPGDRLLDVGCGWGGMVRYAARHGVHAIGATLSAEQARWAQCAIAEAGLSELAEVRHCDYRDVVESGFDAVSSIGMTEHIGVAHYPAYFGFLKSRLRPGGLLLNHCITRADNRSGAAAGDFIDRYVFPDGELAGSGRITSEIQDAGLEVLHCENLRNHYELTLRDWCANLVAHWDAAIREVGLATAKVWGLYMAGSRLGFEHNAIQLHHVLAANGGGAGLPLRPWWQP is encoded by the coding sequence ATGACCGTCCGCAGCGAGCAGGTGCGCATTCCGACGGGCCGATTGAGCCTCGCCCAGGTCTTGCAGACCCTGGCCACCGACGGACACCTGCCGCTGCGATTCACCGCCTACGACGGCAGTAGCGCCGGCCCCGACGACACACCCCTCGGCCTGGAGCTGTTGACTCCGCGGGGCACCACCTATCTGGTCACGGCTCCAGGCGACCTGGGTATGGCCCGCGCCTACATCGCCGGTGACCTACGACTGCACGGTGTGCATCCCGGCGACCCGTACCTGCTGCTCAAGGCGCTCGCCGATGAGGTGCACTTCAGGCGACCCTCGCCACGTGCCCTGGCCGCCATCGTGCGCTCGATCGGGATCGAGCACCTGGTGCCGATCCCGCCGCCACCCCAAGAAGCACTGCCCCGGTGGCGACGCATCGCAGAAGGACTGCGGCACAGCAAATCTCGTGACGCCGGGGCCATTCACCATCACTACGACGTGTCCAATGACTTCTACGAGTGGGTGCTGGGGCCGTCGATGACCTACACCTGCGCGGTCTACCCACATCCGGACGCGACCTTGGAGCAGGCGCAGGAGAACAAATACCGGTTGATCTTCGACAAGCTACGACTGCAGCCCGGAGACCGCCTGCTTGACGTCGGCTGCGGCTGGGGCGGCATGGTGCGCTACGCCGCGCGCCACGGGGTGCACGCCATCGGTGCGACGCTGTCGGCCGAACAAGCCCGGTGGGCCCAGTGCGCGATCGCCGAGGCCGGCTTGTCCGAGCTCGCGGAGGTGCGGCACTGCGACTACCGCGACGTGGTCGAATCCGGATTCGACGCGGTCTCCTCGATCGGGATGACCGAGCACATCGGTGTCGCCCACTACCCCGCTTACTTCGGCTTTCTCAAGTCCAGGCTGCGCCCAGGCGGACTACTGCTCAACCACTGCATCACCCGGGCGGACAACAGATCTGGAGCGGCCGCGGGTGATTTCATCGACCGTTACGTGTTCCCCGATGGGGAGCTGGCCGGATCTGGCCGGATCACCAGCGAGATCCAGGATGCGGGCCTGGAAGTGCTGCACTGCGAAAACCTGCGCAATCACTACGAACTGACCCTGAGGGACTGGTGCGCCAACCTGGTGGCGCATTGGGATGCGGCCATCCGTGAGGTCGGGCTGGCCACGGCAAAGGTGTGGGGGCTGTATATGGCCGGCTCCCGGTTGGGGTTTGAGCACAACGCGATTCAGCTTCATCACGTGTTGGCGGCCAACGGGGGCGGCGCCGGACTGCCGCTGCGACCGTGGTGGCAGCCCTGA
- a CDS encoding DNA polymerase III subunits gamma/tau: MALYRKYRPATFAEVVGQEHVTDPLCTALSAGRINHAYLFSGPRGCGKTSSARILARSLNCAAGPTPTPCGTCDSCVALAPNGPGSIDVVELDAASHGGVDDTRDLRDRAFYAPAQSRYRIFIIDEAHMVTTAGFNALLKIVEEPPDHLIFVFATTEPEKVLPTIRSRTHHYPFRLLAPRTMRELIGRICEQENVAVDDAVYPLVIRAGGGSPRDTLSVLDQLLAGSEPMPGSPEINHVRYQRALGLLGATDVALIDEAVDALAAGDAASLFGAVEAVVDAGHDPRRFAIDLLERFRDLIVLQAVPDAVAKGVVDAPEDMLERMHDQAARLGPATLARYAEVVHAGLGEMRGATAPRLLLEVVCARLLLPSAADTEAALLQRIERIEGRLDMSIPAGSVRTGVAPSDAASPAATATAAAPAAAAAKQFTRRSSRAAEPAPQPEATPQVASAPPPVPAAPPTPVVVAEPAPAPEPESAPEPAAPAAPTPAPAPTPAEPDAAAVRAMWTTVRDKVRQRSRSTEAMLAGATVRTVDGNTLVLTHETASLARRLSEPRNTDVITEALKDALGVNWRVRCDAGGPPPEASGAPAPAPVDVESARRADEEAMLAEAAVDAGSDAPPRRDPEEVALELLQSELGARRISGD; this comes from the coding sequence GTGGCGCTCTACCGCAAATACCGGCCGGCAACCTTCGCCGAAGTGGTGGGGCAGGAACACGTCACCGACCCGCTGTGCACCGCCTTGTCGGCGGGCCGGATCAACCACGCCTACCTGTTCTCCGGCCCCCGGGGCTGCGGCAAGACGTCGTCGGCCCGCATCCTGGCCCGATCGCTGAACTGCGCGGCGGGCCCCACCCCGACACCGTGCGGCACGTGCGACTCCTGTGTGGCGCTGGCTCCCAACGGGCCGGGCAGCATCGACGTCGTGGAACTGGACGCGGCCAGCCATGGCGGTGTCGACGACACGCGTGATCTGCGGGACCGCGCGTTCTATGCGCCGGCCCAGTCGCGCTACCGGATCTTCATCATCGACGAAGCGCACATGGTCACGACCGCGGGATTCAACGCGCTGCTCAAGATCGTCGAGGAGCCACCTGATCACCTGATCTTCGTGTTCGCCACCACCGAGCCCGAGAAGGTGCTGCCGACCATCCGCAGCCGCACGCACCACTATCCGTTCCGGCTACTGGCGCCGCGCACCATGCGTGAGCTGATCGGCCGGATCTGCGAGCAGGAAAACGTCGCCGTCGACGACGCGGTATATCCGCTGGTGATCCGTGCCGGCGGGGGATCACCCCGTGACACCCTCTCGGTCCTCGACCAGCTGCTGGCCGGCTCCGAGCCCATGCCTGGCAGCCCCGAGATCAACCACGTTCGCTACCAGCGGGCCTTGGGTCTGTTGGGGGCCACCGACGTCGCCCTGATCGACGAGGCAGTCGACGCATTGGCCGCCGGGGACGCCGCGTCTCTGTTCGGCGCGGTGGAGGCGGTTGTCGACGCCGGCCATGACCCGCGCCGGTTCGCCATCGACCTGCTGGAGCGGTTCCGCGACCTGATCGTGCTGCAGGCGGTTCCCGACGCGGTGGCCAAGGGGGTGGTCGACGCGCCGGAGGACATGCTGGAACGGATGCATGACCAGGCCGCTCGGCTCGGCCCCGCCACCCTGGCCCGCTATGCCGAGGTGGTGCATGCAGGCCTCGGTGAGATGCGTGGCGCCACCGCTCCCCGGCTGCTGCTGGAAGTGGTGTGCGCCCGGCTGCTGTTGCCCTCGGCCGCCGACACCGAAGCCGCACTGCTGCAACGCATCGAGCGCATCGAGGGCCGGCTGGACATGTCGATACCGGCGGGATCAGTGCGGACCGGTGTCGCGCCGTCGGATGCTGCCTCGCCCGCGGCCACTGCCACCGCGGCCGCTCCGGCAGCCGCTGCTGCCAAGCAGTTCACCCGCCGCTCGTCGCGGGCCGCCGAACCCGCGCCGCAACCGGAGGCCACACCCCAGGTTGCGTCGGCGCCGCCGCCCGTCCCCGCCGCGCCTCCCACACCGGTGGTCGTGGCCGAACCCGCACCTGCGCCCGAACCCGAATCCGCACCTGAACCTGCCGCTCCGGCGGCACCCACGCCCGCACCGGCGCCCACTCCGGCCGAACCGGACGCCGCCGCCGTTCGCGCGATGTGGACCACGGTGCGCGACAAGGTACGTCAGCGCAGCCGCTCCACCGAGGCGATGCTGGCCGGCGCCACGGTGCGCACCGTGGACGGCAACACGCTGGTGTTGACCCACGAAACGGCCTCGCTGGCCAGGCGACTCTCCGAACCGCGCAACACCGACGTCATCACCGAGGCGCTCAAGGACGCTCTCGGGGTGAATTGGCGGGTGCGTTGCGACGCCGGTGGGCCGCCCCCGGAGGCGTCGGGCGCTCCTGCCCCCGCCCCGGTCGATGTGGAATCGGCACGGCGCGCCGACGAGGAGGCCATGCTGGCCGAGGCTGCCGTGGACGCCGGCTCTGACGCGCCGCCCCGCCGCGACCCCGAGGAAGTGGCGCTGGAGCTGTTGCAGAGCGAACTGGGCGCTCGCCGGATCAGCGGCGACTGA
- a CDS encoding YbaB/EbfC family nucleoid-associated protein, which yields MQPGGPPDMSALLAQAQQMQQRLLQAQQELAVTEVHGEAGGGLVKVTSNGSGEVLAVHIDPKVVDPEDVETLQDLIVGALADASKKAHTLAQQRLSPLAGGMGGALGMPGA from the coding sequence ATGCAACCAGGAGGCCCGCCCGACATGTCGGCGCTGCTGGCCCAGGCCCAGCAGATGCAGCAGCGACTGCTGCAGGCACAGCAGGAGTTGGCGGTCACCGAGGTGCACGGTGAGGCCGGCGGAGGCCTGGTCAAGGTCACCTCCAACGGCAGTGGCGAGGTGCTCGCTGTGCACATCGACCCGAAGGTCGTCGACCCCGAGGACGTCGAGACCTTGCAGGACTTGATCGTGGGAGCGCTTGCAGACGCCTCGAAGAAGGCGCACACGCTGGCCCAGCAGCGGTTGTCACCGCTGGCCGGTGGCATGGGTGGCGCGCTCGGCATGCCGGGAGCCTAG
- a CDS encoding class I SAM-dependent methyltransferase codes for MTAKTLTRDAATATNGKLGLAEILVLLAGGGQPPLKISAYDGSSAGPSDAELGVDLLNPRATNYLATSLGQLGIARAYVAGDLELHGVHPGNPYDVLNAMADLEFKHPSPRDLANIVRSIGLRNLKPIAPPPEEAPPKWRRNASGLRHSKSRDADAIHHHYDVSNTFYEWVLGPSMTYTCAIYPHPQATLEEAQENKYRLIFDKLRLQPGDRLLDVGCGWGGMVRYAARRGVHALGATLAAEQVAWAQQAIADEGLTEFAEVRHCDYRDVPETEFDGVSSIGMTEHIGVKNYPAYFGFLKSKLRTGGLLLNHCITTADNSVYKGDPFTDRYVFPDGEITGVGNITAEIQQTGLEVLHEEDFRLHYAKTLRAWCQNLVDHWDEAVAEVGLGRAKVWGLYMAAAVIGFERNQCQLHHVLAGNVDEQGGDGGLPLRPWWTP; via the coding sequence ATGACAGCGAAAACGCTGACGAGAGATGCCGCGACCGCCACGAACGGCAAGCTGGGGCTGGCCGAGATTCTGGTGCTACTGGCCGGCGGGGGGCAGCCGCCGCTGAAGATCTCCGCCTACGACGGCAGCAGCGCCGGACCCAGTGACGCGGAACTGGGTGTGGACCTGCTGAATCCGCGGGCCACCAATTACCTGGCCACTTCGCTCGGCCAACTCGGGATAGCCCGCGCCTACGTTGCGGGCGACCTGGAACTGCACGGTGTGCATCCGGGCAATCCCTATGACGTGCTCAACGCCATGGCGGATCTCGAATTCAAACACCCGTCGCCGCGCGATCTGGCCAACATCGTCCGCTCCATCGGGCTGAGAAACCTCAAGCCGATCGCGCCTCCCCCGGAAGAGGCGCCACCGAAGTGGCGGCGCAACGCCAGCGGACTGCGACACAGCAAGTCACGCGACGCCGACGCGATCCATCACCACTACGACGTGTCGAACACCTTCTACGAGTGGGTGCTGGGCCCGTCGATGACCTACACCTGCGCGATCTACCCGCACCCCCAGGCGACGCTGGAAGAGGCCCAGGAGAACAAGTACCGGCTGATCTTCGACAAGCTGCGCCTGCAGCCCGGAGATCGCCTGCTTGACGTCGGCTGCGGCTGGGGCGGCATGGTGCGCTACGCCGCGCGACGCGGTGTGCATGCACTCGGTGCCACGCTGGCTGCAGAGCAGGTCGCCTGGGCGCAGCAGGCGATCGCCGATGAAGGGCTCACCGAGTTCGCTGAAGTCCGGCATTGCGACTACCGCGACGTGCCAGAGACCGAGTTCGACGGCGTCTCGTCGATCGGCATGACGGAGCACATCGGGGTGAAGAACTACCCGGCTTATTTCGGTTTCCTCAAATCGAAACTGCGCACGGGTGGCTTGCTGCTCAACCACTGCATCACCACGGCGGACAATTCCGTCTACAAGGGCGACCCCTTCACCGACCGGTACGTCTTTCCCGACGGCGAGATCACTGGCGTGGGAAACATCACCGCCGAGATCCAGCAGACCGGCCTCGAGGTTCTGCACGAGGAGGACTTCCGGCTCCACTACGCCAAGACGCTGCGCGCCTGGTGCCAGAACCTGGTGGACCACTGGGACGAGGCCGTCGCCGAAGTCGGGCTGGGCCGGGCCAAGGTGTGGGGCCTGTACATGGCGGCGGCGGTAATCGGCTTCGAGCGCAACCAATGCCAGCTACACCATGTGCTGGCCGGCAACGTCGACGAGCAAGGTGGGGATGGGGGCCTGCCGTTGCGCCCTTGGTGGACCCCCTAG
- a CDS encoding aminotransferase class I/II-fold pyridoxal phosphate-dependent enzyme, translated as MSLQSLNRADLTAQYERFQRDYADLQAKKLSLDLTRGKPAPEQLDLANGLLGLPGPDDYRSDDGTDTRNYGGLQGLPELRAIFGELLGIAVPNLIAGNNASLEFMHDAIVFSMLHGGVDSPRPWGQEPVVKFLCPVPGYDRHFAITETMGIEMIPVPMREDGPDVDLIEELVAADPAIKGMWIVPVFGNPTGITYSWETVRRLVQMKTAAPDFRLFWDNAYAVHTLTAEFPHQIDVLGLAAAAGNPNRPYVFASTSKITFAGAGVSFFGGSLGNIAWYLQYAGKRSIGPDKVNQLRHLRFFGDADGVRRHMRRHQEILAPKFELAAEILQRRLDDAKIASWTDPKGGYFISLDVWPGTARRTVALAKDAGIAVTEAGASFPYRKDPDDKNIRIAPSFPSSGDLRDAVDGLATCALLAAAEHLLG; from the coding sequence GTGTCGCTGCAATCCCTCAACCGTGCCGACCTGACCGCGCAATATGAGCGCTTCCAGCGGGACTACGCCGATCTGCAGGCCAAGAAGCTCTCCCTGGATCTCACCCGCGGCAAGCCGGCGCCCGAGCAGCTCGACCTGGCCAACGGGCTGCTGGGCCTGCCCGGTCCAGACGACTACCGCAGCGACGACGGCACCGACACTCGCAACTATGGCGGCCTGCAGGGCCTGCCTGAACTGCGTGCCATCTTCGGCGAGCTGCTCGGCATCGCGGTGCCCAACCTGATCGCCGGCAACAACGCCAGCCTTGAGTTCATGCACGACGCCATCGTCTTCTCGATGCTGCACGGCGGCGTGGACTCGCCGCGTCCGTGGGGCCAGGAGCCGGTCGTCAAGTTCTTGTGCCCGGTCCCGGGCTATGACCGGCACTTCGCGATCACCGAGACCATGGGCATCGAGATGATCCCGGTCCCCATGCGCGAGGACGGTCCCGACGTCGACCTGATCGAAGAACTGGTGGCCGCCGACCCTGCGATCAAAGGCATGTGGATCGTGCCGGTGTTCGGAAACCCGACCGGTATCACCTACTCCTGGGAGACGGTGCGCCGCCTGGTGCAGATGAAGACCGCCGCGCCCGACTTCCGGCTGTTCTGGGACAACGCGTATGCGGTGCACACCCTGACCGCCGAGTTTCCCCACCAGATCGATGTGCTCGGACTGGCTGCCGCCGCAGGCAACCCCAACCGGCCGTATGTGTTCGCCTCCACCTCCAAGATCACCTTCGCCGGCGCCGGCGTCAGTTTCTTCGGCGGTTCGCTGGGCAACATCGCCTGGTATCTGCAATACGCCGGCAAGCGCTCGATCGGTCCGGACAAGGTGAACCAGCTGCGGCACCTGCGGTTCTTCGGTGACGCCGATGGCGTGCGCCGGCACATGCGCCGCCACCAGGAGATCCTGGCGCCCAAATTCGAGCTGGCCGCCGAGATCCTGCAGCGCCGGCTCGATGACGCCAAGATCGCGTCGTGGACCGACCCCAAGGGCGGCTACTTCATCAGCCTGGATGTCTGGCCGGGCACTGCGCGTCGCACCGTCGCGCTGGCCAAGGACGCCGGCATCGCGGTCACCGAAGCCGGGGCGTCGTTCCCCTACCGCAAGGATCCCGACGACAAGAACATCCGGATCGCCCCGTCGTTCCCGTCCAGCGGGGACCTGCGCGACGCCGTCGACGGACTGGCCACCTGCGCGCTGCTGGCCGCCGCTGAGCACTTGCTGGGCTGA